In Carya illinoinensis cultivar Pawnee chromosome 10, C.illinoinensisPawnee_v1, whole genome shotgun sequence, one DNA window encodes the following:
- the LOC122278900 gene encoding uncharacterized protein LOC122278900, whose amino-acid sequence MELKKVNEVHVVPKFSEKCGICEDHVHSTNECPTIPAFKEVLLDQSNAVNMIHKTYSGPYSNSYNPGSRSHPNLSWRGDQHVTPATLAPGPSQLAIQALPMQKKGLEDTIQQLSVTLQQFMQGQATLNNQNSLAINDIRSSLTRLTTSLSTQEKGKFPAQSQPNPQGQPHQVQAISEDPNLKSVKAVTTLRSGKVVNIPAHEPYNSGNLRIWKKFRKLIC is encoded by the exons AtggaattgaagaaagtaaatgaaGTGCATGTTGTCCCTAAATTTTCGGAGAAGTGTGGCATATGTGAGGATCATGtgcattcaactaatgaatgTCCCACGATCCCTGCTTTCAAAGAAGTATTGTTGGACCAATCTAATGCTGTAAACATGATACATAAAACATATTCTGGTCCTTACTCTAATTCTTATAATCCAGGATCGAGGAGCCACCCAAATCTCAGTTGGAGGGGTGACCAACATGTAACTCCAGCAACCTTGGCCCCAGGGCCCTCTCAACTGGCAATTCAAGCACTTCCAATGCAAAAGAAGGGACTTGAAGATACGATTCAGCAGCTGAGTGTGACACTTCAACAATTCATGCAAGGTCAAGCAACACTCAACAACCAgaattcattggcaattaatGACATAAGGAGTTCCCTCACAAGACTGACTACATCTTTAAGTACCCAAGAGAAGggtaaatttcctgcacagTCACAACCAAATCCACAAGGGCAGCCTCATCAAGTGCAAGCAATAAGTGAGGATCCTAACTTAAAGTCGGTCAAAGCGGTGACTACTTTAAGAAGCGGTAAGGTGGTAAACATTCCAGCACATGAGCCATACAATTCTG GCAACCTCAGGATTTGGAAGAAGTTCAGGAAGTTAATTTGCTGA